Proteins co-encoded in one Brassica oleracea var. oleracea cultivar TO1000 chromosome C4, BOL, whole genome shotgun sequence genomic window:
- the LOC106337640 gene encoding cell division cycle 20.2, cofactor of APC complex-like — protein MNAGMNWKEHGRKIPKENLDRFIPNRSAMDFDFAHHALTEALIEARDGQKKEARELSPSKEAYRKRLAETLGLNRTRILAFRNKPQPPLHSHYHSASLHQQPLKPRRRRIPQSCSRVLDAPNILDDFYLNLLDWGSRNVLAIALGHTLCLWDASTGSVSEFVTIEEDQGPITSISWAPDGSHVALGLNNSQVQLWDSSSIRKIRTLNGVHHSRVGSLAWNNHILTTGGMDGKIVNNDVRIRSHVVGTYRGHTGEICGLKWSGSGMQLASGGNDNVVHVWDLSSASSRWLHRLEEHTSAVKALAWCPFQSNLLATGGGGTDGAIKFWNTHTGACLNSVDTGSQVCALLWSKNDRELLSSHGFSQNHLALWKYPSLVKMAELTGHTSRVLYMTQSPDGSTVASAAGDESLRFWDVFGMPETAKKPVQKAAHEPFSRVPRIR, from the coding sequence ATGAATGCAGGTATGAACTGGAAGGAACATGGTCGGAAGATTCCCAAGGAAAATCTGGACAGATTCATACCGAACAGATCAGCTATGGATTTCGACTTTGCTCATCACGCCCTCACCGAAGCCCTAATCGAAGCAAGAGACGGCCAAAAAAAAGAAGCGCGGGAGCTTTCACCCTCCAAAGAGGCTTACAGGAAGCGTTTGGCTGAAACGCTCGGTCTCAACCGCACCCGTATTCTCGCCTTCAGGAACAAACCTCAACCTCCTCTCCACTCTCATTATCACTCTGCTTCTCTTCACCAACAACCTCTAAAGCCTCGCCGCCGACGCATTCCTCAGTCTTGTAGCAGAGTCTTGGATGCTCCTAACATTCTTGACGACTTCTACCTCAACTTGCTTGACTGGGGTTCTCGTAACGTCTTAGCTATTGCCTTGGGCCACACTCTTTGCCTCTGGGATGCTTCTACCGGCTCTGTATCCGAGTTCGTGACCATTGAGGAAGACCAAGGACCCATCACAAGCATAAGCTGGGCACCTGATGGTTCCCACGTTGCACTTGGCCTCAACAACTCTCAAGTCCAGCTTTGGGATTCTTCATCCATCCGCAAGATAAGAACTTTGAACGGTGTCCACCACTCTAGAGTAGGATCACTTGCATGGAACAATCACATCCTCACAACCGGAGGAATGGACGGGAAGATTGTCAACAACGATGTCAGGATCAGGTCGCATGTTGTGGGAACTTACAGAGGTCACACTGGAGAGATTTGTGGACTCAAGTGGTCAGGTTCTGGAATGCAGCTTGCTAGTGGTGGCAACGATAATGTGGTTCACGTATGGGATCTCTCTTCTGCGTCTTCGAGATGGCTGCACAGGCTTGAGGAACATACTTCTGCCGTGAAAGCTCTTGCTTGGTGCCCCTTCCAATCGAATTTGCTTGCAACTGGTGGTGGTGGAACAGATGGGGCGATCAAGTTCTGGAACACTCACACCGGAGCTTGCTTGAACTCTGTAGACACAGGATCCCAAGTGTGTGCTTTGTTGTGGAGCAAGAATGACAGAGAGTTGCTTAGCTCACATGGGTTTTCTCAGAACCACCTTGCACTTTGGAAGTACCCATCCTTGGTGAAAATGGCTGAGCTCACTGGCCATACATCAAGAGTTCTGTATATGACACAGAGTCCTGATGGCTCTACCGTTGCTTCAGCTGCAGGAGACGAGAGTTTGAGGTTTTGGGATGTTTTTGGAATGCCAGAGACTGCCAAAAAACCTGTTCAGAAAGCAGCCCATGAGCCATTTTCTCGCGTGCCTCGTATCCGTTGA